From the genome of Acidobacteriota bacterium, one region includes:
- a CDS encoding TonB C-terminal domain-containing protein, translating into MAARKISFKLERPFSFREAFLLALLLHLILFATLYYRPFKFLRPIRIAAKSPSKTKAEREPIKFTFVDVPNDREAKVRPNTPYFSDKNRLAGGPAPPKPDLSAEKKPYLKGNSPDFVLRRGGTQSFSKGVPKPELPTKQVERGKGLKASDLKGTVPLEKGSSISPSPTKPKVKMGVPSSRSLKESLNNLDKYIETEVFDNRRSSLKTNSAISFDTQDFDFGPYAAILYRIVKSNWFIPYAARELGLRGVTVLRFRITKDGRVVGLHLVHSSGIDPFDAAALNAIQLSNPLPALPKEYPKDSVGVTFAFYYNMRPPDR; encoded by the coding sequence TTGGCAGCGAGAAAGATATCTTTTAAATTAGAGAGGCCCTTTTCATTTCGAGAGGCGTTTCTACTTGCTCTTCTTCTCCATCTTATCCTCTTCGCAACCCTCTACTATCGCCCGTTTAAATTTCTCCGTCCAATAAGGATCGCAGCGAAATCACCGTCTAAGACCAAGGCAGAGAGAGAGCCGATCAAGTTCACCTTCGTTGATGTTCCCAATGACCGAGAGGCGAAAGTTCGCCCTAATACCCCGTATTTTTCCGACAAAAACAGGTTGGCGGGAGGTCCTGCTCCACCGAAGCCTGATCTTTCTGCCGAGAAGAAGCCCTATTTAAAAGGGAATAGTCCTGATTTTGTATTGAGACGGGGTGGAACTCAGAGCTTTTCGAAGGGGGTTCCTAAACCAGAATTACCCACAAAACAGGTGGAAAGGGGGAAGGGTTTGAAGGCAAGCGATTTAAAAGGAACGGTTCCCTTGGAGAAAGGGAGTTCTATTTCTCCTTCCCCCACCAAGCCTAAGGTTAAGATGGGTGTTCCCTCCTCTCGCTCCCTCAAGGAGAGTTTGAATAACCTGGATAAGTATATAGAAACGGAGGTCTTTGATAACCGCCGTTCCTCACTTAAGACGAATAGTGCCATTTCATTTGACACCCAGGATTTCGATTTCGGTCCCTATGCGGCGATACTCTACAGGATAGTGAAAAGCAATTGGTTTATCCCTTATGCAGCAAGGGAACTTGGTTTAAGAGGGGTGACGGTACTTCGATTTCGTATCACCAAGGATGGTCGGGTAGTGGGGCTTCATCTTGTACATTCTTCTGGAATTGATCCTTTTGATGCTGCTGCTTTGAACGCTATTCAGCTTTCCAATCCTCTCCCTGCCCTTCCCAAGGAATATCCAAAAGATTCGGTTGGAGTTACCTTCGCTTTTTACTATAATATGAGACCCCCTGATAGATGA
- a CDS encoding lipoate--protein ligase family protein, producing MTRSKFRLIVDDALDSYLNMGIDEALLLSCERREGLFPSIRFYRWEIPTLSFGYNQRYSSAVDENYCRENGINIVRRPTGGRAVLHDIEVTYSVVGRTDDPQLGDSVLETYRLISLALAKGFTKLGIEAELITPHKASPGRRGRIGTNPCFFSPSRYELAVSGNKIVGSAQKRGRGAFLQHGSIPLDIDIPKLLGATGHSSLPSGYSLTSVNEAAGRDVSPDELIEALSAGFSEAFNADLIREELTEKEAEEAGLLREKYISPEWNRRI from the coding sequence ATGACTCGCTCCAAGTTTCGGCTCATTGTGGATGACGCCCTCGATAGTTATCTTAATATGGGGATCGATGAAGCCCTCCTTCTCTCTTGCGAGAGGAGGGAGGGCTTGTTTCCTTCCATCCGGTTTTACCGCTGGGAGATTCCGACTTTATCTTTCGGGTATAATCAACGATACTCCTCGGCAGTTGATGAGAATTATTGTCGAGAGAATGGGATCAACATCGTTCGTCGACCCACCGGAGGAAGGGCGGTTCTTCACGATATCGAGGTGACTTATTCGGTGGTGGGGAGAACCGATGATCCTCAGCTTGGAGATTCGGTGCTTGAGACCTATCGTTTGATCTCCCTTGCCTTGGCTAAAGGTTTCACCAAGTTGGGGATAGAGGCGGAATTGATTACCCCCCATAAGGCTTCTCCGGGAAGGAGAGGGAGAATCGGGACCAATCCTTGTTTCTTTTCTCCCTCGCGTTACGAATTAGCTGTTTCAGGGAACAAGATAGTTGGTTCGGCTCAGAAGAGGGGGCGGGGTGCTTTTCTTCAGCATGGCTCAATCCCTCTGGATATAGACATACCGAAGCTTCTCGGTGCTACAGGCCATTCCTCTCTTCCCTCGGGTTATTCCCTCACCTCGGTTAATGAAGCAGCGGGGAGAGATGTGTCGCCTGATGAGCTTATTGAGGCGCTTTCCGCTGGTTTTTCCGAGGCTTTCAATGCGGATCTCATTAGAGAGGAACTTACTGAAAAGGAAGCGGAAGAGGCAGGTCTTCTTCGAGAAAAGTATATAAGCCCTGAGTGGAATAGGAGGATTTAA
- a CDS encoding polymer-forming cytoskeletal protein, with amino-acid sequence MGIFDKKKKEGFSSGATNPLTTGRSETMSDETGFGVTTVIGKMIKVVGDLSGSEDVRIEGNFDGKINIEKNLTIGKNAFVKAELFANQVKVEGKVVGNITAKSRVEILSSGSVEGDIKSPKVMISEGAFFRGKVDMGKVEETLPPKAASSSFKLSPESSSPSSKETKK; translated from the coding sequence GTGGGAATCTTTGATAAGAAAAAGAAAGAGGGGTTTTCATCCGGAGCTACCAATCCCCTCACAACAGGAAGGAGCGAAACGATGTCCGATGAAACAGGATTTGGGGTTACCACGGTTATAGGCAAGATGATAAAGGTGGTGGGCGACCTCTCCGGCTCCGAGGATGTGAGGATAGAAGGTAACTTTGACGGAAAGATAAATATAGAGAAAAACCTTACCATAGGGAAGAACGCGTTTGTAAAGGCAGAGCTGTTCGCTAATCAAGTGAAGGTTGAGGGAAAGGTGGTAGGGAATATAACCGCTAAGTCTCGAGTGGAGATACTTTCTTCTGGTTCGGTAGAGGGGGATATTAAATCCCCCAAGGTGATGATCTCTGAAGGTGCCTTCTTCAGAGGAAAGGTGGATATGGGTAAGGTCGAGGAAACTCTGCCTCCTAAGGCAGCTTCTTCTTCCTTTAAGCTGTCTCCTGAAAGTAGTTCTCCATCTTCTAAGGAAACTAAGAAATAA
- a CDS encoding HesA/MoeB/ThiF family protein, whose translation MNIIPKRYLRNIGTIGIDGQKKLLSSLVAVVGAGGLGGFIIELLARAGVGRITVIDGDLFEENNLNRQLLAIEKNIGKEKVQSAKERIATINSAVEVEAIFGFLTEEKGREILSSATVICDALDNISSRRILGRLSRRLGVPLVHGAVAGFIGEVTTIFPEDPGIELIYGEEDIDRGEEELVGNLPATVAAVASFQVQEVIKIITGRGKPLRKKLLIIDTESGTFETVDLVKGDRR comes from the coding sequence ATGAACATCATCCCCAAAAGATACCTAAGAAACATTGGAACTATCGGTATTGATGGTCAGAAGAAACTCCTTTCCTCTCTGGTAGCGGTGGTCGGTGCTGGAGGGCTCGGTGGTTTCATCATCGAACTACTCGCCCGGGCAGGGGTGGGAAGGATCACCGTAATCGACGGAGACCTGTTTGAGGAGAACAACCTCAATCGCCAGCTCCTTGCGATCGAAAAAAACATCGGCAAAGAAAAGGTTCAATCAGCCAAAGAGAGGATAGCTACCATCAATTCGGCGGTCGAGGTGGAAGCGATCTTCGGTTTTCTCACCGAGGAGAAAGGAAGGGAGATCCTCTCCTCAGCCACCGTTATCTGCGATGCTTTAGACAACATTTCCTCCCGACGCATCTTGGGGAGGCTTTCCCGCCGTCTCGGCGTTCCCCTCGTTCACGGAGCAGTGGCAGGGTTTATCGGAGAGGTCACCACCATCTTCCCCGAGGATCCTGGGATCGAGCTCATCTACGGTGAAGAAGACATAGATAGAGGAGAGGAAGAGCTGGTGGGGAATCTGCCAGCAACGGTAGCCGCTGTTGCCTCCTTCCAGGTGCAAGAGGTGATAAAGATCATTACGGGAAGGGGAAAGCCTCTTCGGAAAAAGCTCCTCATAATAGACACGGAGAGCGGGACATTCGAAACGGTGGATCTGGTAAAGGGAGATAGGAGATGA
- a CDS encoding MoaD/ThiS family protein, with protein MRVKVKGVGAVKKYIEGRKTPYVNLPPEASILDLIKKLNLNPQLVAMVTVNGRVVGKDYKPKEGDEVFLMNIFSGG; from the coding sequence ATGAGAGTAAAGGTAAAAGGGGTAGGCGCAGTCAAAAAGTATATTGAGGGAAGAAAGACCCCTTATGTGAACCTTCCTCCTGAGGCAAGTATATTGGACTTAATAAAAAAACTAAACCTGAACCCACAACTGGTGGCGATGGTCACAGTAAACGGAAGGGTGGTGGGAAAGGATTATAAGCCAAAGGAAGGCGATGAGGTCTTCCTGATGAACATATTCTCGGGAGGATAA
- a CDS encoding aldehyde ferredoxin oxidoreductase family protein: MNGYGGTILRINLTTGKIEKTPTDPEVARSYLGGRGFAAYYLFREVPKGADPLGPENKLLMVSGILSGMFAPGGGKTTFAAKSPATGSYGDSNVGGHLSAEMKFAGYDMVILEGVADKPTVVVITDDEVELIDGSKYWGKGAITAEKMLKDDLGEDYQIAVIGPAGENLIPISCISHDFGRQAGRTGVGAVMGSKKVKAIAVKGTKGVPVHDFEGYVRQAKEMFRIIAESPATETWIKYGTPGVVEWVNEIGAFPVRNFSSGWLAEYKNLSGPVMREEIVKIDKGCHSCPSPCGKYSHFTYKGKEFYVEGPEYETIALIGGNVGFTNIKDVAYANYLVDELGLDSISAGNICAFAIECFERGIITEKDTDGIKLSFGDPEGVYALIEKIAKKEGIGAILAKGVREAAKEFGGGSEKFAIQVKGLEVSGYEFHHAPAMALAYMTTDIGAHHNRAWAITYDIEVGRDKVEGKAAKVIELQHIRPLFDMLGACRLQWVEVNLPLETYPPLINAITGFDYDLEGYLKTSERVWNLTRCFWVREYPDFGRSWDYPPARFIEDPIPDGPTKGAKLTKEMVEALLDDYYKLRGWDKNGIPTEAKLSELGLDFAIEELKKAGRL; this comes from the coding sequence ATGAACGGATACGGTGGGACTATTTTAAGGATAAACCTCACCACGGGTAAGATAGAAAAAACCCCTACTGACCCTGAGGTGGCGAGGAGTTATCTTGGGGGGAGGGGTTTTGCTGCTTACTATCTCTTCCGGGAGGTGCCTAAGGGGGCAGATCCCCTTGGTCCGGAGAATAAACTCCTTATGGTCTCAGGGATCCTCTCCGGGATGTTTGCCCCCGGCGGTGGTAAGACCACCTTTGCTGCCAAATCGCCTGCTACCGGGAGTTATGGCGATTCCAATGTGGGCGGACATCTCTCTGCGGAGATGAAGTTCGCCGGTTACGATATGGTGATCCTCGAGGGGGTGGCGGATAAGCCGACCGTTGTGGTCATAACCGATGATGAGGTTGAGCTGATAGATGGAAGCAAGTATTGGGGTAAAGGGGCGATCACCGCGGAGAAGATGCTGAAGGACGATTTAGGGGAGGACTATCAGATAGCGGTGATCGGACCTGCCGGTGAGAACCTTATTCCCATCTCCTGTATCTCCCATGATTTCGGACGTCAGGCAGGAAGAACCGGTGTTGGTGCGGTGATGGGCTCGAAGAAGGTGAAGGCGATCGCGGTGAAGGGGACAAAGGGTGTTCCGGTTCACGATTTCGAAGGGTATGTCCGCCAGGCGAAGGAGATGTTCCGTATTATAGCGGAATCCCCTGCCACCGAGACCTGGATTAAATACGGCACCCCCGGTGTGGTGGAGTGGGTGAACGAGATCGGGGCGTTCCCGGTGCGGAACTTCTCAAGTGGTTGGCTTGCTGAGTATAAAAACCTCTCTGGTCCCGTTATGCGGGAGGAGATAGTGAAGATAGATAAGGGTTGTCATAGCTGTCCTTCTCCCTGTGGTAAGTATTCTCATTTTACTTATAAGGGTAAGGAATTTTATGTGGAGGGACCGGAGTACGAGACGATCGCCCTCATCGGGGGAAATGTCGGTTTCACCAATATAAAGGATGTGGCTTATGCTAACTACTTGGTTGATGAGCTTGGTCTGGACAGCATCTCAGCAGGGAATATCTGCGCCTTTGCCATCGAGTGCTTTGAGCGAGGGATAATCACCGAGAAGGATACCGATGGGATCAAACTTTCCTTTGGCGATCCAGAGGGAGTTTACGCCCTGATCGAGAAGATAGCGAAGAAGGAGGGTATCGGCGCCATTCTCGCTAAAGGGGTGAGGGAGGCGGCGAAGGAGTTCGGTGGTGGAAGTGAGAAGTTCGCTATCCAGGTGAAGGGGCTTGAGGTGTCGGGTTATGAGTTCCACCATGCGCCAGCGATGGCTCTTGCCTATATGACCACCGATATCGGTGCCCATCATAATCGTGCCTGGGCGATAACCTATGACATCGAGGTGGGAAGGGATAAGGTTGAAGGTAAGGCAGCTAAGGTTATCGAATTGCAGCACATCCGCCCCCTCTTTGATATGCTCGGTGCCTGCCGTCTCCAATGGGTGGAGGTGAATCTTCCGCTTGAGACCTATCCTCCACTCATAAACGCCATCACCGGTTTCGACTACGACCTTGAGGGCTACCTCAAGACCTCGGAGCGGGTGTGGAACCTTACCCGCTGCTTCTGGGTGCGGGAGTATCCTGACTTCGGGAGGAGCTGGGATTATCCTCCGGCGAGATTCATCGAGGATCCGATACCCGATGGTCCCACCAAGGGAGCCAAGTTGACCAAAGAGATGGTTGAGGCTCTTCTCGACGATTATTATAAACTCCGCGGCTGGGATAAGAACGGGATACCCACTGAAGCAAAGCTCTCCGAGTTGGGGCTCGATTTCGCCATCGAGGAGCTGAAAAAGGCGGGTAGGCTGTAG
- a CDS encoding 4Fe-4S dicluster domain-containing protein, whose amino-acid sequence MPIKSIKVDEERCCGCLLCQTVCSIFHFKETNPKKSAIWVKGEFPAPGKYKIAICIQCGKCAEACPVDAIYNDNGIYKVDPEKCILCWACADACPTGVIVPHQEYEYMFKCDYCGECVAICPTKALTERK is encoded by the coding sequence ATGCCTATAAAAAGTATAAAGGTCGATGAGGAGCGCTGTTGTGGGTGTCTCCTCTGTCAGACGGTTTGTTCCATATTTCATTTTAAGGAGACGAATCCCAAGAAGTCGGCGATCTGGGTGAAGGGTGAATTCCCTGCTCCGGGAAAGTACAAGATAGCCATCTGCATCCAGTGCGGGAAGTGCGCTGAAGCCTGCCCTGTCGATGCCATCTACAACGATAATGGAATCTATAAGGTCGATCCGGAAAAATGCATCCTCTGCTGGGCTTGTGCCGATGCCTGTCCTACGGGAGTGATCGTTCCCCATCAGGAGTATGAGTATATGTTCAAGTGCGACTACTGCGGCGAGTGCGTTGCCATCTGCCCCACTAAGGCGTTAACCGAAAGAAAATGA
- a CDS encoding arginine--tRNA ligase, with amino-acid sequence MLGINEIIKDAIRSAILDRYGIEPPSVILEHPPSIEMGDLATPIAFSLAKSLKKPPRKIAEELLSFFSSISGISKVEVAGSGYINFFLDRADFLRKLISSLGEKRKGKLGVKVIVEHSSINPNKAAHIGHLRNACLGDTLARLLRFLGEEVEVQNYIDDTGVQVADVVFGFKYLEGKSLEEVEKISERFDYYCWDLYSKVTSYLAENKEEAERRAEVLKEIEEGEGEIAEMASYIAKRIVLAHLKTMERINIHYDLLPWEGDIIRLKFWEQAFELLKERGAVYLATSGKNKGCFVMDLSGSDEFAHLEDKEKVLVRSNGTVTYVGKDIAYHMWKFGLLGRDFFYRKFYTYPDGKVVFRSSSQDGEERHPSFGKGERVYNVIDVRQSYPQMVVKEGLRSAGYKKEAEGLIHFSYEMVALTPSCARELGLPISPEEEEKPYIEMSGRKGLGVKADDLIDKLEEKARLEVRSRNPELSPDELAETARDIAVGALRYFMIKYGRNRVISFDFDEALNFEGESGPYIQYAAVRAKNILRKLEERFGVKEDDLRSAISSLSFRSLEEKEEGKESWRIILDIARLPEVVSLSVSSLEPSQLAKYAFNLAQEFNSYYHKYPVINEKDEERRLERAVLVFIFKEQLIRTLSLMGISVPKRM; translated from the coding sequence ATGCTTGGTATAAATGAGATAATAAAGGATGCTATTCGGTCCGCTATTTTAGATCGATACGGTATTGAACCACCTTCGGTCATCCTCGAGCATCCACCCTCCATTGAGATGGGCGATCTCGCCACCCCGATTGCCTTCTCTTTGGCAAAGAGCCTTAAAAAACCTCCCCGGAAGATCGCCGAGGAGCTCCTCTCCTTCTTTTCCTCGATCTCCGGTATATCGAAGGTGGAGGTAGCCGGTTCCGGTTATATCAACTTCTTCTTGGATCGAGCTGATTTTTTGAGGAAGCTCATCTCCTCGCTCGGCGAGAAGAGGAAGGGGAAGCTGGGGGTAAAGGTTATCGTAGAGCATTCGAGCATCAATCCAAACAAGGCAGCTCATATAGGCCATTTGAGGAACGCCTGCCTCGGTGATACCCTTGCCCGCCTGCTCCGCTTCCTTGGTGAGGAGGTTGAGGTTCAAAATTACATCGACGATACCGGGGTTCAGGTGGCGGATGTCGTTTTCGGCTTCAAGTATCTGGAAGGGAAATCCTTAGAGGAGGTAGAGAAGATTTCGGAAAGGTTCGACTATTACTGCTGGGACCTTTATTCTAAGGTAACGAGCTATTTAGCGGAAAATAAAGAGGAGGCGGAAAGGAGAGCAGAGGTGCTTAAGGAGATAGAGGAGGGGGAGGGGGAGATAGCTGAGATGGCGAGCTACATCGCCAAAAGGATCGTCCTCGCTCACCTTAAAACAATGGAACGGATAAACATTCACTACGATCTTCTGCCCTGGGAGGGGGATATTATCCGTCTCAAATTCTGGGAGCAGGCGTTTGAGCTATTAAAAGAAAGAGGTGCGGTTTATCTCGCCACCTCAGGAAAGAATAAGGGCTGCTTCGTAATGGATCTGAGCGGAAGCGATGAGTTCGCCCACCTCGAGGATAAGGAGAAGGTCCTCGTCCGTTCGAACGGTACGGTGACCTATGTGGGGAAGGATATTGCCTATCATATGTGGAAGTTCGGTCTCCTTGGACGGGATTTCTTCTATCGCAAGTTCTATACCTATCCCGATGGTAAGGTGGTCTTTAGGTCATCATCTCAGGATGGTGAAGAAAGACATCCCTCCTTTGGCAAGGGAGAGCGGGTCTACAATGTGATCGATGTCCGTCAATCATATCCCCAGATGGTGGTAAAGGAGGGGTTGAGATCAGCAGGTTATAAGAAGGAGGCGGAGGGGCTAATCCACTTCTCCTATGAGATGGTGGCACTCACCCCTTCCTGTGCCCGCGAGCTGGGACTTCCCATCTCGCCTGAAGAGGAGGAAAAGCCCTATATCGAGATGTCGGGGAGGAAGGGGCTTGGCGTTAAGGCGGACGATTTGATCGATAAGCTGGAGGAAAAGGCAAGGCTTGAGGTTCGTTCCCGGAATCCGGAACTTTCCCCTGATGAATTGGCTGAGACAGCGCGGGATATAGCGGTGGGGGCGCTCCGTTATTTTATGATCAAGTATGGGAGGAATAGGGTTATCTCCTTTGATTTTGATGAGGCACTCAACTTCGAGGGGGAATCCGGTCCCTACATCCAGTACGCTGCGGTTAGGGCGAAGAACATTTTGAGGAAGCTTGAGGAGAGGTTCGGGGTTAAGGAGGATGATTTAAGATCGGCGATTAGCTCTTTATCCTTCAGATCACTCGAAGAGAAGGAGGAAGGGAAAGAAAGCTGGCGCATCATCCTCGATATCGCCCGCCTGCCTGAGGTAGTTTCTCTTTCCGTTTCCTCGCTTGAGCCCTCACAGCTCGCCAAATATGCCTTCAATCTGGCGCAAGAGTTCAACAGCTATTATCATAAGTACCCGGTTATAAACGAAAAGGACGAAGAAAGACGCTTAGAGCGGGCGGTGCTTGTTTTTATCTTTAAGGAACAGCTTATCCGTACCCTTTCCCTTATGGGGATTTCGGTGCCTAAGAGGATGTGA
- a CDS encoding ATPase, giving the protein MKRILLDGGTAYTKVYFLDEGGYQIIPTRRFKELRDDFEVELATGYNVSSYPRRVNELVALAEGGLALIDEPDFTLLDCGARDVKYVRVEGGKIVEMDWNTECGAFTGQIIELLTNYFHISLDKVPREAKRIPVTCGVLGMTKMFDLIAGGVPYEEAFSGFLKGIAHNCFLLVNRPRKLYLSGGLCENKAFIESFECSVIPLGRFVLLEGLKRCYFRKGGD; this is encoded by the coding sequence ATGAAAAGGATCCTTTTAGACGGCGGCACCGCTTACACCAAGGTCTACTTCCTCGATGAGGGAGGTTATCAGATCATCCCTACCCGTCGGTTCAAGGAGTTGAGGGATGATTTTGAGGTCGAGCTTGCCACTGGATATAATGTCTCCTCTTATCCCAGGCGGGTGAACGAGCTGGTTGCTTTAGCGGAGGGAGGGCTTGCCCTCATCGATGAGCCAGATTTCACCCTTCTCGACTGTGGGGCGAGGGATGTAAAGTATGTACGGGTTGAGGGGGGGAAGATAGTCGAGATGGACTGGAATACCGAATGCGGTGCCTTCACTGGGCAGATAATCGAGCTTCTCACCAATTATTTTCACATCTCCCTTGATAAGGTGCCCCGGGAGGCGAAGAGGATTCCGGTGACCTGCGGTGTCCTTGGGATGACCAAGATGTTCGACCTGATAGCGGGAGGGGTGCCTTACGAGGAGGCGTTTTCCGGCTTTCTTAAGGGGATAGCCCATAACTGTTTTCTTCTGGTTAACCGTCCGAGAAAGCTCTATCTTTCCGGGGGGCTCTGTGAGAATAAAGCGTTTATAGAGAGCTTTGAGTGTTCTGTTATTCCTCTTGGCAGGTTTGTTCTCCTTGAGGGGTTGAAGCGATGCTATTTTAGAAAGGGCGGAGATTGA